The Scleropages formosus chromosome 3, fSclFor1.1, whole genome shotgun sequence genome contains the following window.
TCCGCCGATTGCGGCACTTTGCCGCAGCTATTTTGTTCCTCTCCCTCCGGAtcctctttttctcttcatCTTCTGGGGACAGCTATTTTCACGTTGAGGAGAAAGGCGTCAGTCATTACCTCGAAGCATCACACCATTCCATCTTGACTTCTGTGGCTAATTCGTTCTCAGAGAAGACTGGCTGCAGTGGATCTAAATATAGACTATTGTTGCTGACTCTCCATGACTTGAATACAGATGCGTGTGAGCGGCAGGCAAACGGGCAGCACAGGCACCGGGGCCACGCGCACAAATCAAATGCTGCACCTGCTATTCATGTTCCACACCTTCGAAAACCGCCACGTGAAGCTATTTTCATTTCCTGTTCAGCACTAAACCGCAtcgaggattttttttttttttttttttttttcccccgggaAAGGAGCTCTTTTAATACCTGCTCGTTCTTCCCCCTCCTGCTAGTGGTTTGTCCCTTGCTGACGCCGCCTTCGGGAGTCGCCTTGACGGAGCAAAGTGCCCGGTGGCGTCCGGCTCGACCGCGGGAAGCCGAGAGAGGAGCGAGCGTCGTAGGCTCAACCATCCACTGCATCTCCGGGGTTATTGCGATTGTTGTCAGAGTCCGAGTGACATCCATTTCACTACACAGCTCCTTCGAAAGAATGGAATGGGATGGaattgaaggaaaacaaagacgTCTGACTTATATAAGctccaattttatttttattttttttgttaccatTTTCTACTTCGTTTGCGTCAACGAAGCATCTCATGCAATTTCACAAAGCTACACTTATTCGTCTTTGAAGACGTGTGGCTAATATGAATACTTTTTTCGCAACTTCTGGCTGCATCATATTCAATAGCGGGCTTTGTAACTGTTGCTGGCGTGTCCTGATGCTGAAATGCTGCGAAGGgtgcacacatttttatatcaAAGAAACACGTCTTACGATGATGTctatagaaataaactgtaGACGTACATCGGCCTTAAACTAACACTCATTTCTGTCTGACCACCTGCTGTGTTTCCCAATGTAACATCAAGGCTGAAAAAAAGGTGCAAGAAATGTCCAAAAACTTGTTTTGAGAAACAATAttgcaaatgcaaatataaacgTGACTACATCCTACCTATCGGACGTACGTTTGTACACAGTCGTCATGAAAACCCTTCTCTTGTGCATGTGCCTTGGCTCATATGAAATGATGGGGTTATAATAATGTCAAGTCCTTATCGCAAGTCCGCTCACACATCTGTCACAGCTTGTATTTATATTCCCGGGAGAGGACAGCTACTGTTGCCATCACCTAAGACACATTCCGACTGGCATCTGTAACACTGCAGTAATGTGAAATGTAACAGCAACGCTGTagtaatgataaaaataacactgatACATTCATACCTGCTTGTCCTCTTTTGGAAGCGCACATTCGCCGGGGACAGCATCAGCTGGAGGCTGTTGGAGAAACGGCAGGGTATCCCCGGCCGAAGATGCTGTATTGCAGTGGGATGATGAGGAATCTAAGTCGGAGCTGAAGTTAGGAAACATGATTTCTCCAGTAAGCTGCATCCAGCAGCGTGCACGCATACAAAAATAACCTTAGGTCTCTATTCGAGGGAACCGATTGCCCTTACTTCTCCTCGCAAAGTCCTCTCACCAGGTTTACAAACCCGGGAACTGCTGTGTTACTTTCCTAGCGGCCCCTTTTATACTGTGCCAGAATTTTATGAATGAAACTGTGACCGAAGGCTGTACCATTCATGGGGAGGGGAGAGGCTTCGGCGAGTGGCTGAGCAACAAATCATTGTATTGCAGCACATTATTATGTCGCCAGGAATTTGAAATTTGGCTTTTTACGTttcaattaaactgaaataaaccGAACGCTGCAACGCGAAGTGTGTATTATATGTCTGAACACATGGTTTATTTGGAATTTGCAGTCGCTGAAAAATTGTGAATGGGCTACCAATACAGCTGTAAGCAGTGACCTTGAGAAAATTATTTAGCTCGAGTTTACGTTTAATACAATTCCTATACACTTCAAAGAATGATATTAGTGATAATGTTTAGACTTCATTCTTCGGGATGTCTATTGTGTGTTTTTACGAGATGCTGTTCGATGATATCCCTATTATAAACGTGTTCTGTTTTACAGTTCTTACATTGTGCTATATCTTCACTGGATCACCACGTTTCCGCAACAGGAATAAGGTAAAGAGGCATAGTAACTGATATGTTGCGCTCGtgactttgtgtttctgtgaccTCCGATTTTCATCACGTTACTGCCTTCTTCATTGTGTTTTCACGTGCATCATGATTGCACTTCTCTCAATTAGCAGCGACAGAGGTAATTTACATGCCTGTCACACGTCTCCAGCCTATCACATGGGAAGCCCAAATGACCATATAAGGTATATCCTGTTCCCATACCTTAACGCCAGGCTTCAAGTCGCCCTGCCTTGTTTGAGGTAGAAATCCACTGTCAATACCGAATTCGCTGTCGTGACGTGTAGAATCATTGATTCATTcttttacttacacacacacacacacacacacacacacacacacattttcagaaccgcttgtccctcacggggtcgcggggaaccggagcctacccggcaacacagggcgtaaggccggagggggaggggacacacccaggacgggatgccagtccgtcgcaaggcaccccgagcgggactcgaaccccagacccactggagagcaggacccggtccaacccactgcgccaccacgccccccttcaTTCTTTTACCTATGGTTAAAATAGCTTCACCCATTAAAATGAAGAGTCTTATGCCAAGACCGATAAACCTGCTGCTATTATATGTTATAGCAAACCAAGATTAGGTACTGACAAAATATTGGATCGTATATTTCTTTTGAATGAACCTGCTAATAAAATGGCTATCaagcaaaaaatgtaacattgagACATTGAGTCAAtttcatgttaattttaaataattatgctAAAGAAGacaatactacacacacacacacacacattttcagaaccgcttgtcccatacggggtcacggggaaccggtaGATTAATACAATTTGCAATACAGCATCGAGAGTATCATTATCAAGTCACAGCTCCTAGTCTTCCAAACACTTTCTcccaaatgtaaataaacattatttttatcacATGATACTGACTATTTTGAGGCCGAAACCAAGACGGTCTCCTTTCCCGTGTATGCAAATATTCAGAAAACTGTTGTTTCTCTTCTAATTTACTTTATAAACAGTAGTTTTCTAGCAAACTTACTGAGAGAATCACTGAAATAATCTCCAAACTCTTCATGGTCAGAGTACAGTGCAAGCTTGTTCTTCTTGCACATGATTAACTTTAAATAATAACCTTTATATATGACATAAACAGAATACACCAAAACTCGAGTTTATAACGGCGGACATTGGCAGCTCGTGTTAAACGCTCTGAAACGCAACATCATCTCCAGCGTCTCTAACGTCATGAACATGAGGGCGGGGCTTGCGTTACCATAACGACGACCAATATTTAGTGGAAAAAAGGGAATTATAACTATGTAACAATATCTTTAAAGAAGTGTTATAGCGGAGTAGAAGCATGAATCTATAGAAAAGCTATAGAGAAGCAGCTTTTAATTAACAACGTTTAATTAACACGGggggtgcatggtggtgcagtgggttggaccgggtcctgctttctggtgggtctggggttcgagtcccgcttggggtgccctgcgatggactggcgtcccctcctgggtgtgtcccctccccccctggcccttcgccctgtgttgccgggtaggctccggctccccgcgaccccgtatgggacaagcggtttcagatgatatgaGATGATGTAATTAACACAGTCTGACAGCACCTGAGCTGTCTTCAATACCttaaactctgaaatcaagtggCTGTAAAGCATGCATTTTTAGAACATTtgacatacatataaatgtgtACGAGAGAACGAGacactgcatttgaaaaaattaaaatgtcacagTGTCTCTTACGTATAACGTTACAATAATGGTCCACTGATAAAACCCGGTACAGGACtgcactgcattttaaaaagtattctcTGGTCTGTGGATTAAGAATACAGAGCTCATTTAGGATAGCGCTTTGAAGACCACTATTCCTGATCAATAATACAATAGAGCTAAAGTCACACAAACTGCATATAAATAATGTCTGCTGTACATGAATCAACTAACCATATAAAAAACACATCCTAACTACTATAAAAATTGCTTGTCTTATATTGAATTATTGTTACTACTTGCAGGTGTTCTTGGAGCAATTGGCATTAACATCCAGATTACgtattcatatttataattataactACTACAATAACTATATGTACTTTGTCCTGTCGTCATGTTTATGTAATCGTTTCACTGTCTGCAGACTGCTGTCAAAAACCTCAAGCTCTGTGAAGGCACAAAGTTTCTCGCCAATCTGCCTCCTGAAGGTGACGTTGTGTCTTTCCACCAATTGGATGCGCTCTTCCGAGTCTCGAGGCGCTCGGCAGGATTCCCAGCAGTGACCCGCCCCGTTCACAGGATGCACCCATATATGGATAATTACGTATGGGATTCCCTTCACGGAATATTCCAAATGTTCAGACTGGGTagatattgtttttgtttacacttTGTGCTAAAAATATGTCCTAATAAGATATAGAGTATTAAATTACTATTCTAAATGAGCgtcagtaaatgtgtgtatgcaaatgttttgttactttattgtgatatatatatattatatacatcgACTCACGAAAGTCCCTCCCCACAGTTTGTTTGCGAACCCAAATCGGTTGTCATaacattctttttatttttttcccataggCAGAGGAAATGTATAAAAGCTCCACTGCCACAGCTTTCAGTCAGACTGAAGCGCGTAGCTCTGGGATCGGAACGTAGTTTTTCTACTGAAGAGGGGAAACGCGCAACAGCGAAATCACCGCTCGCGCTTTCCTGGACAGCGCTCCTTCCTTCTGGACCACCATTAGCCTAGGACAATGTTCGCCACTTGTCTGGACTACGATTCCTCCTCCCGCTCCAGCGCTGGTTCTCCAGGCGGGGAAAGCTTCCGCCAGTACCCGTCGGCGCTCGGCTCCTACTGCAGCTTGAACTCTCCTGGCTCTCAGTCTCAGGTACGAGAAATTAACGCTTAAAAACGGTACacttacaggtttttttttttaggctagTAAACTTCTAGGTTGGCAAAGAACGAATACTTGAAGCTACCGAATAATTTAGTTCTCGCTTGACAGTTTTACTCTTTACCCGAATTCGGATGGTAAAGTGGTGATGAACCAATTTGCGGTATGTGCAgaacaccatttcactgcaAAGTTGCAGAGCACATGGAGATCTTAGTgtcatactgtatttcagtgtaaCAGCATTAAGTCTTTATTTACAATACAAGCTTGAATACAGCTTTGCATGTTATTTATGCTGGCTTTTTCCCTCTCTTCAGGGCTTCACAAATGTAGGGGACACGTTCACCCCGACAGTCACTGAGGTTTCCACAAGCCCACACTTGCAGTGGATGCTCCAGCCTACCAGCCTGCCATCACCTGGGGCCGCCTCCTACAACAGACTCGCTCCATACAGAACCAAGGGACCGAACCCAGTCCACAACCCACAGGGGATGATCAAGACGGTGGCTTCTAGAAGTCACACTACCTCCAGGAGAGGGAGAATGGAGCAGGTAATTAATCTGATAAATTATGTCAGAAGGCAAATGCTCCATTACCTGGTGAATTGGAATCACTTGAAAGACTGTCACATCTAACTGACTTAATTGTCTGTTTCACAGCTTTCCCCTgaggaggaagaaaagaaaaggattcGCAGGGAGAGAAACAAGATGGCAGCAGCAAAATGCCGTAACAGACGGCGAGAATTAACAGAAGTGCTGCAAGCTGTAAGTATTTTTCCagataaaaaaaagtcaaatttttttttttttttttttgtgtgtgtgtgtacaaaactTAACTTCTGTTGTTTCCTCTACCATCATAGGAAACTGACACTCTGGAAGATGAGAAATCTGCTTTGCAAACAGAAATTGCCGATCTGttgaaggaaaaagagaaactggAATTTATTCTGTTGGCCCATAAGCCTGTCTGCAAAGTTGCATCAGAAATGGACACTGACTCCAATGAGCTGAGTACTGAACATGACAACACCACTTTGGTTACATCATGCTTAGAACCTGCCACAGCCTTCTCCAAACAAGCCCCTTTTGCTGCCACTCCTGCCTTGGGCAATTCCTCCACAGCGGCAATGTCGGAATTGGATGCCTCCTTAGAGGAATCCTTGGACCTCCTGGAGTCACTGAGAAGTACAGCAGTAGAAACATCGCAAGCTGTCCCTGATATTGACTTGTCAAGCTCTTTCTATACCCAAGACTGGGAACCCCTTTACACTCCTGCCATGGGGGACTTGGAGCCTCTGTGCACCCCTGTAGTGACGTGCACCCCTGCCTGCACCACTTACGCATCTACCTTTACATATCCTGAGGCAGAACCTCTCGCCACCTGCCGGGGAGCCCACCAGAGAGAGAGTGGCAACAGTGACCAGTCGTCAGACTCCCGCAATCCACCCACCTTGGTCTCCTTGTGAGGCCTTGAGCAGGTGCCTGGGGGGTAATGGTCTGAAGCTTGTGGACAATCTTGGAGCTTCTCCATGTTAACCCTGAACAGTTTTACTTAAAGCAGTCATGGCTGCCTCTCAAAAAGCTGAGGAAAAAGTGTTTGTCCAATCAAACATGTTCAAGTTTTGCATGTAATGTCATGctattatattaatttctgctgAATACTAGTTGttctgttccagtaaaaaaaaaactaaaatattttcaatgaatGTGAATAGCTGTACTGTACATGaattgtatttaatatttattgtctATTTTTCTATGTAAGAGCGTATAGGAGTGTTTGTGAAAAGCAATAACTCATTGTGCACATGCCTAATAAAAGTATGAAAGTCATTGGTATCCGTAGACACAATATATACTGACTTCCaaaaggggtgtggtgggcATTATTTAATAACCCAAATGCACCAAACCTAACAAGGAACTCACTAGTTACCGTTTCACTTCCGCATCCTCGAAACCAGGATTACGACTGTTTGCCCACTCCAGCGCAAAGGTTAGCGTCAAGTGCTACGCTGCTGACGTCAGTACCTACCCCGCCTTCGTATTACCCCACTACGCAAGCGTAATGACGTTTATTTCCGTGACCAAATACGGATTTGCTCCGCCGCACGCTGGAAATTTCCGGAAGTTGCTTAAGCAAGCAGCTGGTTTTGCGAATGGAAAATGTCCACCGAATGTGTGGTTCAGAATTGTCTTAGGCAAACAGAAGGCTGGCTAGCTTTTAAGCGCACTGCTTTTTGAAGATAGCTTAACGATTATATAAGCTGTTATCTATAGCTTTTCATAAAgacaaatattgtaaaatagcCTAGTATTGCTGACCAGGGAGGTAGgatttagacacacacacacacagtgacaggcCATTCACAAATTGAGAAAAGGAGAAATATAAGGTCTGACgtacatagtgtgtgtgaaattcagtAGTACTGTCTCCATATGCCCAAtttcttgtcctgagcaggatagcagtgaactggagcctatcggGGAAGCACTGGGCACTTGGCCGAGGGGGTTACAACCCTGCACGGGACATCACTCGGATTATTATATAACCCTATAAACTGCATGTATACCTGTACttggaagaggaggagcaatTTAATACACTTGAATATAAAACTCCACATAGAAGTCAGTCAAAAGAGGATGATGAGAAAATTTCCacaaagtaaatgcaaaagCATTGTTATAAACTGAATCCTTCTGGTTgtgctcattttaaaataaaaataaaaaatagcatGGCAAAGTGCAAAACACATGAACAAACTGAGGGTGATGCATATCTTTGgagggggggatgtggtggcgcagtgggttggaccaggtcctgctctccagtgggtctggggttcaagtcccacctggggtgccttgcaacagactggcatcctgccctgggtgtgtgtctccagccccatgccctgagctgctgggttaggctccagcaccccacaaccctgtatgggacaaggggttcagaacaTGTGTGCATACCTTCAGAACAAAGCTGTGTTTTCTGAATAATTGCTGCACATTTCTACCTTTAACACTCAGCTACTCTGTATCACGATGTTGAGCAATGTCTGTTCGGACAACAGTTGTTTGTTGAACTTGGTAAAAGTCAAGACATGTCCAAAAGGACCAGTCTTTCAATTTTCAAAATGCCACTGTACAGCACATGTAAGTTATCAGCAATGTGCAGTGTTTAGTATTCAGTGGACACCTTTGTCTTACGTGACTCACAATGCTACATATACTGAAGCCCCTACAATCATTTCCTCATttacagttgtgagaaaaagtttggaagtatctggatttctgcatgaatgcaTCCTAAAATGCAACCTGATCTTCATCTAAGTCAcactaataaatattatttagcGAACGACACAGGCAATATTTTACACTGGTATATCATTACTGAACAAGTTGTTTGAATAATTAAGACCATTCACCAAAAAAGTATACAAACCTCTGGGATACTGATGTCTTAGAAAGAAGGTAATTGGAGTCAGGTATTCCATCAATGTGTCAGATGTTCCAATCAGTTTAGATGTGGGTTTGGCTTGCCctgctatattaaaaaaaccatAGTGGTTAACTTCTTCACAATGTAATTTTACTCAAGTGCTTTATGGCCTGATTAAAAGAGATTTCATAAGACCTTGTATGAAGAGCTGTAACTGGAAAGGGTTATAAAAGGATTTTGGAAGACATGGTCCTACCTCAAGCTACAGTAAGATATAGTTTTCAAATGGAAGAAATGACACACGAGCACAACTgtatacaccagagcaatgtaacacacgcAATCAGTAATTCGGAGTTGCCAGTTTACCCAAAGCAGATCTTTGGAATGTGGTAAGAAACCTATGTAAACGTAAGGAGAACATTCAGATTCCAGAAAGTGATCCAGATTTGCACCCATGTGCAAACAGACAGATCAGGTTCTGTCTGTCTACCTGCTGTACCTCTGTTCTGCCTGAGTTAAGTACAAGGTTTtcacaatttaaattatttttagtggTAGCACAAGTGTGCAGAAATGTCATACTTTCTATATAACTGACTCAAGATATTAATCTAATTTGTCATGTTGTACTTCCCTTTGCCATCTtgtatgtgcatttttacagtgtacAGTGAATGATGCAATGATTTAATGATACATCTACAGCTCACTGCAAACTCATGCAAGCTGTATCCTGCCCAATGAAATTTACTTCCTGGGCTGGGTTCTGGATCACTATCAGCTTGGTTGGCTAAGATGTtattgagaatgaatgaatagattataatgtatgtatattgCATAATGGTGAATCGTTTCCTTTGTTGCCTTACACTTGACACACACCTTTCAGAAGAAATCAGTGATCAGTTCTCACATTGGCAAAGATGTAATTCATGTCATTCATGACCCTGTGAAGTAACCCTTTAATTCATGTTACAAAATCAAAGTGCAATgtttgtgaaataaatgtaaaatttcagacctcgaatatgtattttttcaccaaaataataatataatgagatGAGTTTATATTTTGCCAGTAATAAAGCTTCTGATTAAACTTTTGGCAACTCTTGCATTAATTAATGTGGCAGCAGGTGTGTGACACCTTGgaactgaaggacccaggtttcaTTCTCAGCTCttgttatagtacccttgatcaaggtacttaccctgaattgctccagtaaaaattatccagctctttaaaggagaaaattattgtaaatgcTTTAGGTTAATTTACAAACCTGaaagtggaagttgctttgaagaaaagtttcttttcatatttatttctatttaatcTATATATATGTAGGATATATAGAATAAATATATTCTATTTATTGAAGTGAACATACCACTGCATTTTATTCTGAAGTGTTTTTAGTTAATGTAGCTCATcattgtaaattattgtagTAGTAAcactatactgtatgttgtcctctgtgttcaCTTCGGGGTCCAGGGGAAACATTATATTGTTCCTATGTATGTCCCAAACATACTGTGGAAATGACAATAATATTGACTTTTGACTTTGATAATTTGGTCCCTCAATCCCTTTGGAACACATAGTCAGCACCACTATTATACAgacaatagaaaataaaataagggaAATCAATGGGTTACACTGCTGATGAAGTATTCAGGTGAACTTGAGGACATGTAAACATCTTTTCAGCTGTGTATTTCTCTTGAACCAGTTGGTACTTCACCTGCTTACTGTAACATAGCAGGAAGTGAATGAAAGCTGTGCTCGTCTGCACGTTTGCTACCATGTACCATGGCATAAGTGAGGAAACACCCTGAAATCAGACTAAACATGTGACGAACAGTGCTGCCACAGTCGAGTGTGTGTCTTCTCAAACACAGCCTGTGGTGCAACAGCTGATAGAACGCTAATCTGATTTATGTTTACTATTGCTCTGTTACCTTTCTTAGTCTTGCaattgaccaaaaaaaaagttaatatttgaCAGAATTATTACTATAGCCTatagattaaattaaaatattacacaaaagCCCAGCATCTGTTGTACAGAGAGTGAATGAGAATGACTGGGTCAGTTTATTTCAATTACAAAATCGTTGAGGAGCAAGATGGCAAAAGCAACAGTTGCGGACGGGTTTTCGGTGAAATGGCTCAAGTGTGAGATGTTTgacacacagagttcattggtaCGTGTAGAGCATGTAAAAGTACAAGTATGCGGCAGTGGACAGATTTAGCgaagtggagagagagagagagagagagagagagagagagagagagagagagagagagagagagagcgagcgagctaGTTTCCTCCACGCGCTTCGCTGCAGTTGCGGCGGGGCTGCCACTAGGGGCgctgtgcgcgtgcgcgcgcgacTAGCGCGTGACGTCAGAGCGGCGCACAGGACAAGTGCTCGAAAGGGGCCGGCGCTCTTCGCCGGGCGCGGTGGCGCGCGCCTGTAATCCAAGCTACCGGGAGGCTGA
Protein-coding sequences here:
- the LOC108936678 gene encoding proto-oncogene c-Fos-like — protein: MFATCLDYDSSSRSSAGSPGGESFRQYPSALGSYCSLNSPGSQSQGFTNVGDTFTPTVTEVSTSPHLQWMLQPTSLPSPGAASYNRLAPYRTKGPNPVHNPQGMIKTVASRSHTTSRRGRMEQLSPEEEEKKRIRRERNKMAAAKCRNRRRELTEVLQAETDTLEDEKSALQTEIADLLKEKEKLEFILLAHKPVCKVASEMDTDSNELSTEHDNTTLVTSCLEPATAFSKQAPFAATPALGNSSTAAMSELDASLEESLDLLESLRSTAVETSQAVPDIDLSSSFYTQDWEPLYTPAMGDLEPLCTPVVTCTPACTTYASTFTYPEAEPLATCRGAHQRESGNSDQSSDSRNPPTLVSL